DNA from Parageobacillus thermoglucosidasius:
CGCGTGAAAAGCTGGCGCATTTTAAAGCGATTACCGGCGTTACGTTTGTCGATGAATTGCCAAAAACAGCATCGGGAAAAATCCAAAAAGTACATTTGCGCAAACAGTATTGGGATTCCATCGGAAAAACGGGACGTTATGTCAATTAATATAAAGCGATGAGCCATTGCCAAAGCGGACCGGTATCGAATTGCGGGGAGCGGCTTGGCATGTTCAACATGAACATTGAATCTGTTATAAGATGTAAAATGTTTTCATAAGAAGTTCAGCGGAGATGTGTTTGATGCCATGCCTATCCGATGAGCGGGAAAGAGCCGCCAAACGCCTTTGCAGGAATGGAGCAGAGGGTGTGGGGCACACGCTGTTGGGCGGAATGCCGCTTAATGAAGAATAATGTTTAAAAATCAGAATATGATTCATCTCTTCCTGTTTCCCTCGTTGTAACAGTCACCGGCTTGGGCGGTACTATATTGCACCTGCCGGCAATTTTTCGGATCGGTCCGCTTGAATGGCTTATGGGAAAAAGCGGTTCTTCCGCAAATAAAAAGCCCCTCCTAATGCGCTACATTACTGAGGGAAGGGGGAGGAAGAGTGATCGATCAGCGCTGTTTCCCGCAAATACCGATTAATCAGTTCGTCCAATTCTTGGCTGCATTGAATCGTTTCTTTAGCGGTAAATCCGTGCGTCAATGCCAATTCGATCATCTGTTGTCGCTTTTCCTCGATTAAAACATTGACCATTGTATTCACCATCAATCTTTTTATGGTAGAGGACATTTTTTTATTCTCCTGCATCCATTCATATTAAATTTTATTTAAGGATAAACGATGCCTGCACTTGACAGTGGCACTATAAACAATGGGTGCGACAATAAGGGAGCTAACGAGTGAAAGGAGCTAAACATTATTATACATATGGCGACGAAAAAGGAAAGGTATTCGTTAAAATAAGTGATAATTTTACTAATTTAGACAAAATTCAACAAACAGCAGGGATTTTCGCGCAAAGAACGAATATGAACAAGTTGTGTATATTCCAATTGGGAAGGAGATTTTGCAATGAGATTTGTGACAGCGCAGCGCGGCAACGAAATATTTGTCGGAGCAATGGAGCAAGAGGAGAAAGTTGTCCATTTATGTCGTGCCGAACAGGCGATGCGCCAACAAGCAACGATTCCTTCGTCATTATTAGAATGCATCGGATTAGGGGATGAGTTTCTTCATAATGTGAAGGAAATTGTTGCATGGGCGAAAGAAAACCCGTCTGCGCAATATGTATATTCTTTGCGTGACGTTCGGTTGCTTGCGCCGATTCCACGTCCAGCGAAAAATATTTTTTGCGTTGGAAAAAATTATGTCGATCACGCCATTGAATTAGGAGGAAAGTCGGATATCCCGCAGCATCTCATTGTATTTTCGAAAGTGCCGACAACCGTCATCGGACATGAGGAAACGGTGTTGCGCCACGCCAATGTGACGGACGAATTGGATTACGAAGGAGAACTGGCGGTGGTGATCGGCAAGCGCGGAAAGGCGATCCGCAAAGAAGAAGCGCTTGATTACGTATTTGGTTACACGATTATCAATGACGTGACAGCAAGGGATTTGCAGGAACGGCATCAACAATATTTGCTCGGAAAAAGTTTAGATACGTTCTGTCCGATGGGGCCATGGATCGTCCATAAATCACTCATTGAAAATCCAAATAAGCTGCAAATTGAGACGAAAGTAAATGGGGAAATAAGACAAAAAGCAAGTACAGAACAATTTATTTTTAATGTCGAGACAATTATTGAAACGATTTCTCGCGGAATTACGCTAGAACCGGGGGATATTATCGCAACTGGAACGCCGGCGGGAGTCGGAAAAGGAATGAAACCGCCGCGCTTTTTGCAAACAGGCGATGTTGTTGAAATTACCGTGAAAGGAATCGGGACGTTAAGAAATAAAATCGGGGAATAAGAAAAAACGGGGCGTTTTTTGTGTATCTGCCCCGTTTCGCTTTTTATGATTGGGCAAACACTTTTTTCACTTTTTCTATCGCCCAATCGAGTTCTTCTTTTGTTATGACGAGCGGCGGTGCAAAGCGGATGACGGTATCGTGCGTTTCTTTGCACAACAGCCCTTCTTGCTGCAATTTTTCGCAATATGGGCGGGCAGAAGTATGAAGTTCCATACCGATAAACAATCCTCTTCCCCGCACTTCTTTAATGTCTGGATGTTGGATTTCCCGCAATTTTTGGATGAAGTAGCTTCCCAATTCCAACGAGCGCTCCGCTAATTTTTCTTCTATCATTACGTCAATGGCTGCGCTCGATACTGCGCATGCCAGCGGATTTCCGCCGAATGTCGAGCCGTGCGAACCAGGATTAAACACGCCGAGAATATCGCGGTTGGCTGCTACGCAAGAGATAGGAAACACACCTCCTCCAAGCGCTTTTCCAAGGATGTACATATCTGGAATGATGTTTTCCCAGTCGCAAGCAAACATTTTTCCGGAGCGGCCGAGACCAGATTGAATCTCATCGGCAATGTAAAGAACGTTGTTTGCTTTACATACATCGTGCGCTTCTTGCAAAAAGCCTTGCGGCGGAATGCGCACGCCCGCTTCCCCTTGGATTGGTTCAAAAATAAATGCGGCGGTGTTTTTTGTAATCGCTTTCTTCAGTGCGTTTATATCGCCGTATGGAATCACTTTTATGCCCGGCAGCATCGGCCCGAAACCGCGTTGATATTCCTCGTTTGAGGACATCGATACCGCTGCCATTGTCCGGCCATGGAAGTTATTTTCGCAAACGATAATTTCCGCTTTATCTTTTTCGACTCCTTTAACGTCGTACGCCCAGCGCCGCGCCGCTTTTAAAGCGGTTTCTACCGCTTCTGCGCCTGTGTTCATCGGCAAAACCATATCTTTCCCTGTCAGTTTCGCGACTTTTTCATACCAAGGGCCTAGCTGATCGTTATGGAACGCACGCGAAGTTAGCGTGAGGCGATCCGCTTGCTCTTTAAGCGCTTGAATAATTTTCGGATGGCGATGCCCTTGGTTGACCGCCGAGTAAGCGCTTAACATATCAATATAGCGATTTCCTTCTATGTCTTCCACCCAGACTCTTTCTCCTTTGGTGAGAACAACAGGAAGAGGATAGTAGTTGTTGGCACCGTATTGCTCTGTTAAACGGATCATTTCCACTGTTTTACTCATGCCGCTTCCTCCCTAGTTATTGTTATTGCTGCCTTTTTCATTATAGCAGAAAATGCAATTATATATGCGGGCGCATTTTATCCGGACATTTGTCTGCGCGCCATAAGCAGGCAAACGTTTCACGTGTTTAAAGTTTGTTTTTTCCGTTCGCTGCATGATATGATGATAATGAATTTCAGAAAAGGGAGGAACGATATGACACACGCGCATATAACAAGTTGGCTGATCACGATTGTATTATTTTTCGTCGCCGTTTCATTACTGCGTTCAGGATCTTCTAAAGCAAAAATCGTGCAAATGGTGCTCCGGCTGTTTTACATCTTGACGATTATAACCGGTCTTCTTTTGTTACATAGCATCGCTTCCATTTCCATATTGTATATTGTCAAGACGATTGCCGGCTTATGGCTGATCGGAGCGATGGAAATGGTTTTAATCAGCATGAAAAAAGAAAAAAGCGCAAAAGCTGCGTGGATTCAATGGATCATTGCGTTTGCGCTCGCGCTATTTTTAGGATTATCGCTACCGCTGGGATTTGATGTTTTTTGAAACAGGCGGCAGTTCCATCCGGAATTGCCGCTTTTGCATATAGAAAAAATGTGGTATGTTAATAGAAAGAATATTTTGTAAATTTTTCTAACATTCACATAAGTGTGGTGAAATATAATGAACGTATACCGTCTTTATTGTCATGATGCAGAACAATTGCATGATTTTATCACACAACACCACCTTACCCAATATGAACATATTTTTGTACAGATAGCGGCGCATAAAACAGGGCAGTCTGAGCTTGGCAAAATAATCGAATTGCTTCGCCGCTGTCTTCCGCAGGCGCAGCTGCTTGGCATGACATGCGGCGATCCTTTCCATCCCGGCGGCCGGTTTAACATCTGTTTTACGGTATTTGAAAAAGTCAGCGTTCACTCTGTGCTGCTGCCATATAAGGAGTTTGCCAATGAACTGGAGCTTGCGGCATATATTTCGGATGCGCTGATAACCGAAGAAACGAATCTTCTTCTTTTATTTACCGATCAAGAAAGCAATTTTCATTCACTTATTCGCCATATCCCGTTAGTAAACGATCAAACTGTTATTATTGCAGGACGGATGAAGGAAGGAGGGCGTTTGTTTTCACATGAAGGGATTGTCGCTGACGGCATAGTTGCGATTAGTTTTAACGGTTCTTCTTTGCGTGTTCAACTATCACACCCGTTTTTATGGGAGCCGGTTGGCGCCACTTTTCGGGTCACGAAATGTAGCGGGAACAAATTATACGAGCTGGATGGAAAAAAAGCGGCAAGATTGTTGGAACATTATTTAGGGAAGGAATTTATCGAGCGCTTGCCGTTTTCCGGTGCGGAGTTTCCGTTCGTTGTGGAGAAAAACGGGCATAAACAATGTTTATCTGTTGCAAAAGCAAATAAGGATGGTTCGATTGAAATAAACGGCCGCGTCGATCCTGGCGAGATGGTTAAGATTAGTTTCGTTCCTTTGCCGTCGCTATTTTGGCATATGTCTGATAAGTTAACGAAATTGGCGAAAAAACCAGCGGAAGCGATTTTTTTCTATCAGAGTATGGCCATGGAAGGTTATGTATCTCTCGCGCTGCAGCAAATCACTGCAACACTGGAACAAATTTCCCCAACGTTTACGCCGTTTTCTTTTGCCGAACTAGTAACAAAAGATAGATATGCTCCTATGCATCCAGCAACGTTTAGCATGGTCGCGTTATCGGAAAAAAATCGCCACAGAGCCGGCAGCGGAGCTTCCGTTTCTTTGCCGATCCCAAAATCTTTGCAAGGAGTGATGACGCTTGCGCATTTACTGTCCGCCACTTCCCGGGAAATGGAGCGGCTGCACGTTTGCGGGCAAATATCGCAATCGCTTTTTGAGCATAATACAGACATTGTGTATTCTACCGATTTGCATGGCAATTTAACGAACGTGAATCCCGCGTTTGAGAAAGTTCTTGGCTACAAAAGAGAGGAAGTATTGCATACGAACGCTTTAAAATACATCCATCCGAATGATGTGCGCCGCGTCAGCATGCATTTTTATCGGGCGCTGCGCGGAAAAATCCAATATTATAATTTAGAAATACCGACAAAATCGGGGAAACCATTATTGTTCCAAATTAAGAACGTTCCGATTGTTGTCGATGGAAAAAAAGTGGGGATTTATGGGATTGGCAGGGATATTACCGAACAGAAAAAAGCGGAAGAAAAAATTTCATATTTGGCGTATTATGACCCTGATACCCATCTGCCAAACCGGACGAAGTTTATGGAAATCATCACCGAACAATTGGAGAAGGCAAAACGAAAAAACCGGAAGCTGGCGGTTGTTTTCATCGATTTAGATCGTTTTAAGCGCATTAATGACAGCATAGGGCATTATGCGGGAGATGAAATTTTAAAACAGGTCGTCCAGCGCATTCTCCATGTTTTGCCAATTGAAGCGCATTTAGGAAGGTTTCATGGGGATAAGTTTTGTTTGCTTTTAACGGGGCAAATCCATTCAGAAAAGGTGTTTGAAACAGCAACTCGCATTGCCAAAGAAATGACGAAACCGATTGTGTATGACGGAAAAGAATTTTTTATTACAGCAAGCATTGGAATCAGTTTTTATCCAAGCGATGGAGTCGATGCACATTCGCTGTTGAAAAACGCGGATATCGCTGTCAGCAGGGCAAAGCGGAGCGGAGGAAACCGCGTCCAGTTTTATTCTGCGAAAATGAACGATGAAACGCTGCATCGTTTAGAAATGGAAAGATATTTGCGAAAGGCGCTGGAAAAACGAGAACTTTTTCTATGCTACCAGCCGATTGTCGATATAACGACAGGAAAAATTGTCGGCAACGAAGCTTTGATTCGCTGGCGCCATCCTAAGCTTGGACTTGTGAGGCCGGATGAATTTATTTCGCTGGCAGAAGAAACAGGTCTTATTCATGAAATTGGAAGATGGGTATTGGAAACAGCATGTAAGCAAACGAAAAAATGGCAAGCATTAGGCAATCAACAACTTTCGATATTTGTCAACGTATCAGCGGCACAATTTCAGCACGAAAGTTTTATTAATGATGTTAAACGGGCGTTGGCGCAATCACAGCTCTCTCCGGATTGTTTACACTTAGAATTAACAGAAAATTCTATGCTTCGCAATCTTCATCACAGCATTCAAGTAATGAAAGAATTGCAGCGGATCGGCGTCGGTATTGCCATTGATGATTTTGGCAGCGGATACGCTTCGTTTAGTTACTTAAAAAATTTACCGGCAAACATATTGAAAATCGATCGCTCATTTATTAAGCAGATCCATACGAATTCTTCCGATATTGCGATTGTTAAGGCGATGATTACGATGGGGCATGGATTAGGGATGAAAATAGTGGCTGAAGGGGTTGAAACGGACGAGCACCTTCAATTGTTAAAAATGCTCCGGTGCCATTATGTGCAAGGATACGCGTTATATCGGCCGGCAACTGCGGAAGAGTTGTCAGCGCATATAACGGTCGGCAAGCCTTAAAAGAAAAAACGGGGAAAGGCCAAAGCTCTTTCCCCGCTATCCGGATTGCGCGCAAACAAACCGTTTTCCGGTGTTAAATGTGATTTCAAAGCGGTCTCTGCATGTGTTTCCGCGTTCATAGTAATGTTGGACATTGCTGACAAGTTCGGTGTTATCGTAAATGATAAAGTTAACGCCTGCGTATTTTTCAAATAATAAGCCATTATAGCAATATAAGCAATCATATAAAGAAAAGCCGTGTTCATTTAACCATTGCACAAAATGAAAAAACGTTTTGTCGGAAAGCGATTCGAGCCATTGCTGATAAGCGTACGGAAGCCGCTTGCGAAACCGGACGCGATCACCGTTTTGCAAAGGAAAAGAGCCGATGCCTGTATCGATGATTCCGCCTTGTTGAAGTTGCCCGCACATCCAATCGCCGTGGCGGAAAACCTCGATACTCCCTTCTGTCATCTCCTCAAGCAACGACGCTTCCTCATCTTCTTCATCAAAAAAGATCCATTCGTCGTTGGCAAATTCAACTGTTCCTTGCGTGTAAGCGCGTTTTTGTTCATTGATGAATGGAAGGCGACGTTCCATATCCAATTTTCTTTCTCCTCCTTTATTTTCTGTTTTGCCAAATTGTCCCTGATTTATACGCATCGTTCTTGCGATCGGACAATTCATCGAAATGAGAAGTGCTGCATAAAATGGAATCATGCCAATACGGAAGGCATTAATGAAAAAGAACAGCGGGATGGCAAAGTGCGGCGCGGGGAAAACAGGACGATTGCCGCAGCTGAACAAAACATGGAGAACGGAACGAGTTACGCTGAAAACAAAATAACTTTTTTCTCATCTGTAAAGAAAGGATTGGTTCATATGTGTGGTATCACCGGTTGGGTTGATTTTCAGCGCGATTTGCGGACAGAAAAAGAGACGATCGTTAAAATGACAGAAACGTTGGCGAAACGCGGACCTGACGACACGAATGTTTGGTTTAGCGAGCATGCCGCATTTGGGCATAAGCGCCTTATTGTGGTTGACCCAGCAGGTGGCAAACAGCCGATGACAAGAATAAAAAACGGGTATCATTATACCGTTTGTTATAACGGAGAACTGTACAATACGGAAGATATTCGCAAAGAATTGTTAAAAAAAGGATATACGTTCCGGGGGCATTCGGATACGGAAGTATTGTTAACCGCTTATATGGAGTGGAAAGAACGCTGCGTCGACTATTTGAACGGAATTTTCGCTTTTGCGATTTGGGACGAACAACGCGGACAGCTGTTTTTAGCGCGAGACCGGCTCGGCGTAAAACCGCTTTTTTACCGGCATGACCATGCCAGCATTTTATTTGGTTCGGAACTAAAGGCAATTTTGGCGCATCCGGATGTTAAAGCGGAAGTGGATGGGGAAGGGTTGGCGGAAGTATTCGGATTGGGCCCGTCACGGACGCCCGGGCACGGAGTGTTTCGTGGAATGAAAGAATTGCGCCCGGCGCACGCGTTAACGTTTTCCCGCGAAGGGATAAGAGTATGGCGCTACTGGAATGTGCAAAGCGATGTGCATAGAGACTCGCTGGATGAGACGGTGGAAAAATTGCGTTTTCTTCTTATTGATGCTGTTACGCGCCAGCTTGTTTCCGATGTGCCTGTCTGCACTTTTTTATCCGGCGGGATTGATTCGAGTTCCATTACCGCCATTGCCGCAACGGTGTTTGCGAAAGAAGGAAAAGGACAGCTTCATACGTATTCTATTGATTACGAAGGAAACGACCAATATTTCCAAGCCAATGATTTTCAACCAAATGCGGACACTCCTTTTATTGAACTCATCTCGGAAACGTTTCAAACCGTCCATCACCATTGTGTTATTAGTCAAGAAGCTCTGTTTGACCATTTGCGGGAGGCAGTGGTTGTTCGGGATATCCCCGGCATGACGGATGTTGACTCTTCTTTGTTATGGTTTTGCAGACAAATCCGCAAAGATTTTGTTGTTAGTTTATCCGGAGAATGTGCCGATGAAATTTTTGGCGGCTATCCTTGGTTTCACCGTCCTGACGATTTAGAAAGAAGGGGATTTCCATGGATGCGGTCGACGGAAGCGCGGATTGATTTGTTAAAAGAGGAATGGAAAAAGAAACTGCGGCTCGATGAATATGTGCAAACGCGCTTTCGCAAGACGATTGCCGAAGTTCCAAGGCTGGAAGGAGAAAGCGCGGAAGATGCCAAACGGCGCGAATTATTTTATTTGAATATGATTTGGTTTATGACGACGCTTTTGGATCGAAAAGACCGCATGAGCATGGGCGCAAGTTTGGAAGTCCGCGTGCCGTTCGCCGATCATCGGCTAGTCGAATATGTGTGGAACATTCCGTGGGAAATGAAAATGTATGGCAACCGTGAAAAAGGCATTTTACGCAAGGCACTTGAGGGGATTTTGCCAGAAGAAGTGCTCTATCGCAAAAAAAGCCCTTATCCGAAAACACACCATCCGCTTTATACAAAGTTAGTAAAAAATTGGGTAAAAGAATTACTACATGATCGTTCGTCGATTCTTTACGAATTTTTCGATACTAAAAAATTGGAAGAATTAGTAGAAACAGAAGGTAAATCGTTCCAAGCGCCTTGGTTCGGGCAGTTAATGACAGGGCCGCAGCTGTTGGCGTATCTCGGCCAAGTGCACGTATGGTTCCAACAATACGGCATTACGATAAAGGAATAGTGAAGAGCTGCGACAAGCGCAGCTCTTTTTTCGGGAAATCCTTCCGTTTCAACACAGTTTTCATAAACAAGCGGGAAATCCTTCCATTTCAACACAGGCAAGCGATCCATTAGGCGGGTTCGATATGTGGAATAAATGATTTTTTTATCCATGCTTTTGAACGCCAACGCCATAACATCAATAATCCGCGCAACCATTCATCGGCGATAAACGAAAGCCATACGCCAATCAATCCTAATTCCATCACAATGCCAAAAAAGTAGGAAATGGTCACACCGACACCCCACATCGACAATATCCCCATATATACTGGAAACTGGACATCCCCAGCGGCCCGCAATGAACTGATAATGACAAGATTAAAGGAGCGACCGGGTTCCAATATGATCGTTAATAAAAGCAGCGTTTTACCGGTACTAATAATTTGCTTATCGCTTGTAAATAAGGAAAACAACTGTTCAGCAAACATGTAGCTGAACGAAGCCATCAGAATCGAGATGATAATCGCGCTACGCAAACTTTTTAAACAGCGCGTATACGCTTCTGCATATCGTCTTGCTCCGACGAAATGACCGACAAGAATTTGTGTGCCTTGGCTAATTGCAATGCCAAATAAAAACACAAACATCATAATATTTTGCGTATATACTCTCGTTGTTAACGCTTCTGTCCCAAGCCAAGTAATAAAATATGTAATAAGCATTTGCGCCGCATCGTACGACAAGTGTTCTCCAGCGGCTGGAATCCCGATTTTTAACAAATCCCGAACGTAATAAAATGGTAAAGAACGAAGGACGGATAATGAAAATGGTATTTTTGTCCGTTTCAGCAATAAAGCAAAAATAACAGTCAATCCGATGAGACGGCTCACCGTGGTTGAAATGGCGACCCCTTTTACTCCTAATATTGGAAAACCGAATGGTCCAAAAATAAATAAGAAGTTGCCAATCACATTTAGTATGTTCATACCAATCGTTACATACATCGTTTCGCGGGTAAAGCCGTAGCTTTTTAATATTGCCCCAATGGTCATGATGAGCGCTTGGATAAATAAAAATCCGCCGACGATCATTAAATAGTCGTTCGCCTCTGCAAGCAAACGACTTGATAGCTTCATCGTATATAAAATTGGCTTTCCGAAAAAGAACAATATACCGCTGAGCACAAGACCAAATAAGAAGTTAATGATGATAGAAACAAGCGAAACTTCCACGGCGTTTTGCTTTCTTCCCGCCCCTAAATATTGCGCTACTAAAACGGTAGTCGCCAAGGTGACGAAATTAAACATGACAATAATGAGAGAAATGATTTGATTCGCTACGCCGACAGCGGCGACAGAATCATCGGAATATTGGCTTAGCATCAATGTGTCGGCATTGCCCATCACCATGTATAGCAGTGTTTCAATAAAAATCGGCCATGTCAGTGAAAACAAGGAAGGCTTTTTTTGATCGGTGTTCATCAAGACAACTCCTTTGATCATTCCGACTTTAAAACTATATCAAGTTTATCTAGTTTATTGCATAATAAGAAGAGAAAAGAGCGATTTGATTTGTATATTTCCGATATACAAAAGGAGGTTTGGGATGGAATACATTGCGTTTTCTTTTCCGCCGTTTCCGGTTTTTATTAAAGGGGCAGAAAGCGTATTTACAAAGGGGCAAAAACATTTTCGACGAACGTTTTCTGTGTTTGATTTGTTGTATGTCAAAAAAGGGTGTCTATATATGACGGAGGAAACCAATGAGTTTGCTGTAAAAGAAGGGGAATATCTTATTCTTATTCCAGAAAGAGAGCATTACGGGCATCGTCCTTGCACGGAAGACACGCAATTAGTTTGGCTCCATTTTGCGATCGAGGGAGAATATGACATCGTTCAAAAACAATCGTTAAGTTGGCAAAACGTCATTGAGAGAGAAGCAACATATGTCGAGCCGGTCCAATATCGCTTTTGGATACGCCAATACGCCAAAGTAAAGCAAAGGGAGCGCATCGAACAATTGCTTCAACAATTAGTTGAACTGAATGAGGAAAGAGATCCGGATCGTTCATTAAAGCAATTACTCTATTTTGTCGAATTTCTTTGGCAATTGCAGAAACAAGAACTGCATATTCCAAGCGCTTCTGAGAAAGTGTGCGCCGAAGCGGTTGCCTACATTGAACGGCATTATGCGGAACCAATTACGATTCAGCAGCTCGCCCAATCGTTGCGATTTCACCCTGACTACATTACCCGTTGCATGCAAAAAACAATTGGTATGAGTTTTGTACAATATTTGAATTATTACCGCTTGTCAAAAGCAAAAAAATGGATGGCAGAAACGAATGAAACGATTGAAGCAATTGCCAAACGGGTGGGAATTGAGGATGGTGCTTATTTTTCGAGGCTTTTCAAAAAGATGGAAGGAGTGACGCCGACGGAGTATCGGCGGACAGTGCATCGGGCGTAGGAAAAGCGAGGGAGAGGACTGCCCTCGCTTTTTACCAATCTTGCACTTGATAGAGAAGAAAGCCATATGGAGGAATTATGGCGCGCAACGTTTCGGACTCAACAGCAAACCGCTCCTTCGTCCATAAATTGACGAGCCATTTTCCTTTTAAAGACAAAGGAACGGTGACATCAATCTCCTTACTGCTATTGTTGATCATGACTAAAATCGTTTCATCAAGATAGGTTTTCGTATATATTAAATGGTTTGATTCATCGCTTGCGTCCATAAATGTAATTTTTCCCCGTCTGAAAGCGGGATGGGCTTTGCGAAGCGCAATCAGTTTTTTTACATGCTCCAATATATCCCTATTTTGCTTTTCTTCCTCCCAAATCATGCATTTCCGACATCCTGGATCTTGCCCGCCGGTCATGCCAATTTCATCGCCGTAGTATATGCATGGCGAACCGGTAAAAGAGAGCTGAAATAAAAACAACAGCTTGACCTTCCGCACATCATTGTCGCATACTGTTAAAATTCTTGGTGTATCGTGGCTGCCAAGCAAATTAAACGCCGCTTCGTTGACGTTTTCTGGGTACGAATGAAGAACATTAGTCATTATATTGGCAAATTGTTTGGCACCAATTTCATTTTTCGCAAAAAAGCGGATTGCTCCATTGGTAAATGGGTAGTTCATAACGGCATCAAATTGATCGCCTCTCAACCATGGCATTGCATCATGCCAAATTTCTCCAAGAATATAAACATCGGGTTTTATAGACTTTACTGCCTGACGGAATTCGCGCCAAAATTGATGGTCTATTTCATTGGCCACATCGAGCCGCCAGCCGTCGATATCAAACTCACGAATCCAATAAGTTGCTACGTCTAATAAATACTTTTTCACTTCAGGGTTTTCTGTATTTAGTTTTGGCATTTGGGCGACAAATGCAAACGTGTCATAGTTTGGCCTTGGGGTTGTCTGAAGCGGAAATTCATGAATATGGAACCAATCTTTATATTTAGATGCTTCCCCATTTTTTAGCACATCCTGAAACGGTGAAAAATAATAGCCGCAATGATTAAACACCGCATCTAACATGACACGTATTCCTTTTTCATGACAAAGATCAACTAGTTTTTTGAATGTTTGTTTGTCGCCAAAGTGAGGATCAATTTCGAAATAATTGGT
Protein-coding regions in this window:
- a CDS encoding aspartyl-phosphate phosphatase Spo0E family protein is translated as MSSTIKRLMVNTMVNVLIEEKRQQMIELALTHGFTAKETIQCSQELDELINRYLRETALIDHSSSPFPQ
- a CDS encoding fumarylacetoacetate hydrolase family protein gives rise to the protein MRFVTAQRGNEIFVGAMEQEEKVVHLCRAEQAMRQQATIPSSLLECIGLGDEFLHNVKEIVAWAKENPSAQYVYSLRDVRLLAPIPRPAKNIFCVGKNYVDHAIELGGKSDIPQHLIVFSKVPTTVIGHEETVLRHANVTDELDYEGELAVVIGKRGKAIRKEEALDYVFGYTIINDVTARDLQERHQQYLLGKSLDTFCPMGPWIVHKSLIENPNKLQIETKVNGEIRQKASTEQFIFNVETIIETISRGITLEPGDIIATGTPAGVGKGMKPPRFLQTGDVVEITVKGIGTLRNKIGE
- a CDS encoding ornithine--oxo-acid transaminase, coding for MSKTVEMIRLTEQYGANNYYPLPVVLTKGERVWVEDIEGNRYIDMLSAYSAVNQGHRHPKIIQALKEQADRLTLTSRAFHNDQLGPWYEKVAKLTGKDMVLPMNTGAEAVETALKAARRWAYDVKGVEKDKAEIIVCENNFHGRTMAAVSMSSNEEYQRGFGPMLPGIKVIPYGDINALKKAITKNTAAFIFEPIQGEAGVRIPPQGFLQEAHDVCKANNVLYIADEIQSGLGRSGKMFACDWENIIPDMYILGKALGGGVFPISCVAANRDILGVFNPGSHGSTFGGNPLACAVSSAAIDVMIEEKLAERSLELGSYFIQKLREIQHPDIKEVRGRGLFIGMELHTSARPYCEKLQQEGLLCKETHDTVIRFAPPLVITKEELDWAIEKVKKVFAQS
- a CDS encoding YisL family protein, with product MTHAHITSWLITIVLFFVAVSLLRSGSSKAKIVQMVLRLFYILTIITGLLLLHSIASISILYIVKTIAGLWLIGAMEMVLISMKKEKSAKAAWIQWIIAFALALFLGLSLPLGFDVF
- a CDS encoding EAL domain-containing protein, with product MNVYRLYCHDAEQLHDFITQHHLTQYEHIFVQIAAHKTGQSELGKIIELLRRCLPQAQLLGMTCGDPFHPGGRFNICFTVFEKVSVHSVLLPYKEFANELELAAYISDALITEETNLLLLFTDQESNFHSLIRHIPLVNDQTVIIAGRMKEGGRLFSHEGIVADGIVAISFNGSSLRVQLSHPFLWEPVGATFRVTKCSGNKLYELDGKKAARLLEHYLGKEFIERLPFSGAEFPFVVEKNGHKQCLSVAKANKDGSIEINGRVDPGEMVKISFVPLPSLFWHMSDKLTKLAKKPAEAIFFYQSMAMEGYVSLALQQITATLEQISPTFTPFSFAELVTKDRYAPMHPATFSMVALSEKNRHRAGSGASVSLPIPKSLQGVMTLAHLLSATSREMERLHVCGQISQSLFEHNTDIVYSTDLHGNLTNVNPAFEKVLGYKREEVLHTNALKYIHPNDVRRVSMHFYRALRGKIQYYNLEIPTKSGKPLLFQIKNVPIVVDGKKVGIYGIGRDITEQKKAEEKISYLAYYDPDTHLPNRTKFMEIITEQLEKAKRKNRKLAVVFIDLDRFKRINDSIGHYAGDEILKQVVQRILHVLPIEAHLGRFHGDKFCLLLTGQIHSEKVFETATRIAKEMTKPIVYDGKEFFITASIGISFYPSDGVDAHSLLKNADIAVSRAKRSGGNRVQFYSAKMNDETLHRLEMERYLRKALEKRELFLCYQPIVDITTGKIVGNEALIRWRHPKLGLVRPDEFISLAEETGLIHEIGRWVLETACKQTKKWQALGNQQLSIFVNVSAAQFQHESFINDVKRALAQSQLSPDCLHLELTENSMLRNLHHSIQVMKELQRIGVGIAIDDFGSGYASFSYLKNLPANILKIDRSFIKQIHTNSSDIAIVKAMITMGHGLGMKIVAEGVETDEHLQLLKMLRCHYVQGYALYRPATAEELSAHITVGKP
- a CDS encoding DUF2777 domain-containing protein, which translates into the protein MDMERRLPFINEQKRAYTQGTVEFANDEWIFFDEEDEEASLLEEMTEGSIEVFRHGDWMCGQLQQGGIIDTGIGSFPLQNGDRVRFRKRLPYAYQQWLESLSDKTFFHFVQWLNEHGFSLYDCLYCYNGLLFEKYAGVNFIIYDNTELVSNVQHYYERGNTCRDRFEITFNTGKRFVCAQSG